A single genomic interval of Lathyrus oleraceus cultivar Zhongwan6 chromosome 7, CAAS_Psat_ZW6_1.0, whole genome shotgun sequence harbors:
- the LOC127103758 gene encoding uncharacterized protein LOC127103758, whose protein sequence is MARHFDGRAVPTSLRPRPMEWVSSRLFGVSDDDDNEDIFDTPAVALRAQPISLYNPLAHMQNISLDDAEPISVFGSFIPTHNFDEIEEGIEYEDKEECLLALQQWHIKRSLDFSVVKSDSVRFVIKYRTSTCNFKCRVSLRKGNSRWRVGKSSGSHTCTTTSMSQDHTKLSSEMISKSIMELVNQDASLKVKVIIAHVVEKYRYIISYKKAWIAKCKAIESLYGNWETSYNDLPQWILVMKTYLPGTIIELQILPVISNDGSYLSDQRIFHRLFWAFRPCIRGFAYCKPIVQVDGTWLYGKYRGTLLMAVAHDGNGNIFPIAFALVESETKEA, encoded by the exons ATGGCTCGTCACTTTGATGGACGAGCTGTACCTACTTCTTTGAGGCCTCGTCCAATGGAATG GGTTTCGTCTCGTCTATTCGGTGTTAGCGATGACGATGACAATGAGGACATATTCGACACACCGGCCGTTGCACTAAGAGCGCAACCAATTAGTTTGTACAACCCACTTGCGCACATGCAAAATATAAGTTTGGATGATGCCGAACCAATCTCCGTTTTCGGCAGTTTCATACCAACTCACAACTTTGACGAAATAGAGGAGGGCATAGAGTATGAAGATAAGGAAGAGTGTCTTTTGGCGTTGCAACAATGGCATATAAAACGTAGTCTAGATTTTTCTGTGGTTAAATCTGACAGTGTACGTTTTGTCATCAAATATAGAACTTCAACATGCAATTTCAAATGCAGGGTCTCTTTGCGCAAGGGCAACTCAAGGTGGAGAGTTGGTAAGTCTAGTGGGTCTCATACGTGCACAACCACTTCCATGTCACAAGACCATACAAAACTCAGTTCAGAAATGATTAGCAAGAGCATAATGGAGCTTGTAAATCAGGACGCTTCTCTTAAGGTGAAGGTTATCATCGCTCATGTTGTTGAGAAATACCGGTATATCATATCATACAAAAAGGCATGGATTGCAAAGTGTAAGGCAATTGAGTCGCTGTATGGAAATTGGGAGACATCTTACAACGATCTTCCGCAGTGGATACTGGTAATGAAAACATATCTACCAGGTACCATTATAGAATTACAAATCCTACCTGTGATTTCAAATGATGGTTCATACTTGAGTGACCAAAGGATATTTCATCGTCTGTTTTGGGCGTTTAGACCATGTATACGTGGCTTCGCGTATTGTAAACCAATTGTGCAGGTTGATGGAACTTGGTTGTATGGCAAGTACAGGGGCACTCTGCTGATGGCTGTGGCACATGATGGGAACGGGAACATATTTCCGATAGCGTTCGCATTGGTTGAAAGTGAGACAAAGGAAGCCTGA
- the LOC127103164 gene encoding uncharacterized protein LOC127103164 isoform X2, which yields MEKNPKKTLRKIKYAPKIPKTKSKPQSTKIEEERVEEDEHKSDEIQATIRRLKENTARRQSKVEKQSSVQDAFPGSSSLSPRTLRSGSRRSGLESNFSANENYGSTYSSTSIEDFYTSAIHATDDSTDEEDYKELWNHPDSIYPVTLPLRKPNSGNPAILDEEEFGVAATNVEYDDKPLNSAEELGLLDNSEQPKMIVFQLPTVLPGIKQPVSWKGKEKMGASNAAKPKKGSNLLQLPSGCIGKMLVYKSGAVKLKIGETQYDVQKLYFIKMLLQLTPQRKTTRYSGRLPLTQRRL from the exons ATGGAAAAAAATCCAAAGAAAACTCTCCGAAAG ATCAAGTACGCTCCAAAAATTCCAAAGACGAAATCCAAACCTCAATCAACCAAAAT CGAAGAAGAACgtgttgaagaagatgaacacAAGAGTGATGAGATTCAAGCTACCATTCGTCGTTTGAAG GAAAATACTGCGAGACGCCAATCTAAAGTTGAAAAGCAAT CCAGTGTGCAAGATGCATTTCCTGGAAGTTCATCACTTTCCCCGAGAACACTTCGCAGTGGTAGTAGAAGAAGTGGCTTAGAATCAAATTTCTCTGCTAATGAAAATTACGGTTCAACATATTCTTCAACTTCAATTGAGGATTTCTATACTTCGGCGATACATGCCACTGATGATTCCACCGATGAAGAAGACTACAAGGAACTATGG AATCATCCTGACTCGATCTATCCTGTTACTCTTCCTCTGAGGAAACCCAATTCTGGAAATCCAG CAATTCTTGATGAGGAAGAATTTGGAGTGGCTGCTACTAATGTGGAATATGACGATAAACCTCTTAATTCTGCCGAAGAACTCGGGCTGTTG GACAATAGTGAGCAACCAAAGATGATTGTCTTTCAACTTCCAACTGTACTGCCTGGTATCAAGCAACCGGTGAGCTGGAAGGGGAAGGAAAAAATGGGTGCGTCAAATGCAGCAAAGCCGAAAAAGGGGAGTAACTTGTTGCAGCTTCCGAGTGGATGTATCGGCAAAATGCTGGTGTATAAGAGTGGAGCAGTCAAATTAAAAATCGGAGAAACCCAGTACGAT GTACAAAAACTATATTTTATCAAGATGTTGTTGCAATTAACCCCGCAAAGAAAGACTACTCGGTACTCGGGGCGGTTACCGCTAACACAAAGGCGGTTGTAA
- the LOC127103164 gene encoding uncharacterized protein LOC127103164 isoform X1, with amino-acid sequence MEKNPKKTLRKIKYAPKIPKTKSKPQSTKIEEERVEEDEHKSDEIQATIRRLKENTARRQSKVEKQSSVQDAFPGSSSLSPRTLRSGSRRSGLESNFSANENYGSTYSSTSIEDFYTSAIHATDDSTDEEDYKELWNHPDSIYPVTLPLRKPNSGNPAILDEEEFGVAATNVEYDDKPLNSAEELGLLDNSEQPKMIVFQLPTVLPGIKQPVSWKGKEKMGASNAAKPKKGSNLLQLPSGCIGKMLVYKSGAVKLKIGETQYDVSAGTKTIFYQDVVAINPAKKDYSVLGAVTANTKAVVTPDLDSVDLLKD; translated from the exons ATGGAAAAAAATCCAAAGAAAACTCTCCGAAAG ATCAAGTACGCTCCAAAAATTCCAAAGACGAAATCCAAACCTCAATCAACCAAAAT CGAAGAAGAACgtgttgaagaagatgaacacAAGAGTGATGAGATTCAAGCTACCATTCGTCGTTTGAAG GAAAATACTGCGAGACGCCAATCTAAAGTTGAAAAGCAAT CCAGTGTGCAAGATGCATTTCCTGGAAGTTCATCACTTTCCCCGAGAACACTTCGCAGTGGTAGTAGAAGAAGTGGCTTAGAATCAAATTTCTCTGCTAATGAAAATTACGGTTCAACATATTCTTCAACTTCAATTGAGGATTTCTATACTTCGGCGATACATGCCACTGATGATTCCACCGATGAAGAAGACTACAAGGAACTATGG AATCATCCTGACTCGATCTATCCTGTTACTCTTCCTCTGAGGAAACCCAATTCTGGAAATCCAG CAATTCTTGATGAGGAAGAATTTGGAGTGGCTGCTACTAATGTGGAATATGACGATAAACCTCTTAATTCTGCCGAAGAACTCGGGCTGTTG GACAATAGTGAGCAACCAAAGATGATTGTCTTTCAACTTCCAACTGTACTGCCTGGTATCAAGCAACCGGTGAGCTGGAAGGGGAAGGAAAAAATGGGTGCGTCAAATGCAGCAAAGCCGAAAAAGGGGAGTAACTTGTTGCAGCTTCCGAGTGGATGTATCGGCAAAATGCTGGTGTATAAGAGTGGAGCAGTCAAATTAAAAATCGGAGAAACCCAGTACGAT GTGTCTGCAGGTACAAAAACTATATTTTATCAAGATGTTGTTGCAATTAACCCCGCAAAGAAAGACTACTCGGTACTCGGGGCGGTTACCGCTAACACAAAGGCGGTTGTAACTCCTGATCTTGATTCCGTTGATTTGTTAAAAGACTGA
- the LOC127103165 gene encoding uncharacterized protein LOC127103165 gives MKFRGFSSSTRTCKTKSPIPFSPSSSSHHDAAAPRFCGGFIDSPPSQTEVHEALASLQRVLALASCVELHRDMYCKKPEKELSHVGQISDGNSDTDWIEPFLFPCNPKMLQDNGSDRVYNAILLLQTDPSVQRLVKSLSTDEAVWEAVLNNEVVQELRETVSANQEHKLRSLDEIANDDPDKSTNVLISLLNTARTKFMDVIEKTTKILINLFQQSSNKTGAHTEDSQPFIGMLGAAFMLSIMILLIVVVRRVQR, from the exons ATGAAGTTTCGCGGCTTTTCTTCATCTACGCGAACCTGCAAAACCAAATCACCAATCCCTTTTTccccttcttcttcttctcatCATGATGCTGCTGCACCTCGATTTTGCGGTGGTTTCATTGATTCTCCTCCTTCTCAGACTGAGGTTCATGAGGCTCTTGCTTCTCTCCAACG GGTGTTAGCGCTTGCTTCTTGTGTCGAGCTTCATAGGGACATGTATTGCAAAAAACCAGAAAAGGAGCTGAGCCATGTTGGCCAAATTTCTGACGGCAATTCAGATACAGATTGGATAGAACCATTTTTGTTTCCGTGTAATCCGAAAATGCTACAAGATAATGGATCTGATAGAGTTTATAATGCAATTCTCTTGTTACAAACTGATCCATCTGTCCAG AGATTAGTAAAATCGTTATCAACCGATGAGGCTGTTTGGGAAGCTGTTCTGAACAATGAAGTTGTTCAAGAGCTCAGGGAGACGGTATCTGCAA ATCAAGAGCACAAACTTCGGAGTCTAGATGAGATTGCTAATGATGACCCCGATAAGTCAACAAATGTGTTGATTTCGCTGTTAAATACTGCCAGAACCAAATTCATGGATGTAATCGAGAAAACTACCAAGATTCTGATCAATCTTTTTCAACAATCATCAAACAAGACAGGCGCCCATACAGAAGATTCTCAGCCCTTTATTGGGATGCTGGGTGCCGCTTTCATGCTTTCGATCATGATCTTGTTGATTGTGGTGGTGCGTCGTGTTCAAAGATGA